A genome region from Astyanax mexicanus isolate ESR-SI-001 chromosome 19, AstMex3_surface, whole genome shotgun sequence includes the following:
- the si:ch73-366l1.5 gene encoding FILIA-N KH-like domain-containing protein isoform X5, with protein MAIDAPVVLSALFFTIIAIIVASALLAKKSGPKKQKPEKQARAEPERGEQPVPARASVVEDIGAAEEPPVHEVFSAQRALIQTAPVPETEPLPEVITAPAPSEESPSQHELETQEAPKPVPVAEPISEPSLPVSEPAIELFPESASQQVSEAVLHLDAAPELVSEAAPEPVSEPTPAPVPEQSPEPVSEPISEPVSEPATEPISVPILESDSEPVSEPVSEPAPEPISVPILESVSEPISEPVLEPALTQTSEAVPEPASEPISEPVSELEPKQTQEAVPEPASEPISEPVSELEPKQTQEAVPEPASEPISKPVSEPAPEQISEVHPEPALEPISEPVSEPAPEQISEAVPEPASEPISEPLSEPAPEQVPEPAQEKIFEVISEPALEPVPEPISEPAFEQVPEPVPEPILELAPEPISAPAANPVSEPASDHVLEPKPESTPEAVPEVVEQNDVSSVPVEAEAETPSFKPGKKMINAVDKRLTKEELEEEQS; from the exons ATGGCTATAGACGCGCCTGTAGTTCTGTCCGCGCTCTTCTTCACCATCATCGCAATCATCGTGGCTTCTGCGCTTTTAGCCAAGAAATCTGGACCGAAGAAGCAGAAGCCGGAGAAACAGGCGAGAGCGGAGCCGGAGCGGGGGGAGCAGCCGGTCCCGGCCCGGGCTTCTGTAGTGGAGGACATCGGAGCGGCGGAGGAGCCTCCGGTTCATGAAGTCTTCTCAGCACAGCGAGCACTGATCCAG ACTGCTCCAGTGCCTGAGACGGAACCCTTACCTGAGGTCATCACAGCTCCAGCCCCTTCGGAGGAGTCCCCCTCTCAGCATGAGCTTGAGACCCAAGAAGCACCTAAACCAGTTCCAGTGGCAGAACCAATCTCAGAGCCGTCACTTCCTGTTTCAGAACCTGCCATAGAGCTTTTCCCAGAATCTGCCTCTCAGCAAGTTTCTGAAGCTGTCCTTCACCTAGACGCTGCCCCTGAACTAGTCTCAGAAGCTGCCCCAGAGCCCGTCTCAGAGCCCACACCTGCACCAGTGCCAGAACAGTCCCCTGAGCCTGTTTCAGAACCAATTTCAGAGCCAGTTTCAGAGCCTGCAACAGAACCAATTTCTGTACCAATTCTGGAATCAGATTCAGAACCTGTTTCTGAACCGGTTTCAGAACCTGCACCAGAACCAATTTCTGTACCAATTCTGGAATCCGTTTCAGAACCCATTTCTGAACCAGTATTAGAACCTGCACTGACACAAACGTCAGAAGCTGTGCCTGAACCAGCATCAGAACCCATTTCTGAACCAGTTTCAGAACTTGAACCAAAACAAACTCAAGAAGCTGTGCCTGAACCAGCATCAGAACCCATTTCTGAACCAGTTTCAGAACTTGAACCAAAACAAACTCAAGAAGCTGTGCCTGAACCAGCATCAGAACCCATTTCTAAACCAGTTTCAGAACCTGCACCTGAACAAATTTCAGAAGTCCATCCTGAACCAGCATTAGAACCCATTTCTGAACCAGTTTCAGAACCTGCACCTGAACAAATTTCAGAAGCTGTGCCTGAACCAGCATCAGAACCCATTTCTGAACCACTTTCAGAACCCGCTCCTGAACAAGTTCCAGAACCTGCGCAAGAAAAAATATTTGAAGTCATTTCCGAACCAGCATTAGAACCTGTGCCAGAACCTATTTCAGAACCTGCTTTTGAACAAGTTCCAGAACCCGTTCCTGAACCAATTTTAGAACTAGCACCAGAACCAATTTCTGCACCTGCTGCCAATCCAGTTTCAGAACCTGCATCAGATCATGTTTTGGAACCTAAACCTGAGTCAACTCCAGAAGCCGTACCAGAAGTTGTAGAGCAAAATG ATGTGTCATCTGTTCCAGTGGAAGCTGAAGCAGAGACTCCAAGTTTCAAACCCGGCAAGAAAATGATCAATGCAGTTGATAAGAGGTTGACCAaggaagagctggaggaggagcaaAG
- the si:ch73-366l1.5 gene encoding FILIA-N KH-like domain-containing protein isoform X4 translates to MAIDAPVVLSALFFTIIAIIVASALLAKKSGPKKQKPEKQARAEPERGEQPVPARASVVEDIGAAEEPPVHEVFSAQRALIQTAPVPETEPLPEVITAPAPSEESPSQHELETQEAPKPVPVAEPISEPSLPVSEPAIELFPESASQQVSEAVLHLDAAPELVSEAAPEPVSEPTPAPVPEQSPEPVSEPISEPVSEPATEPISVPILESDSEPVSEPVSEPAPEPISVPILESVSEPISEPVLEPALTQTSEAVPEPASEPISEPVSELEPKQTQEAVPEPASEPISEPVSELEPKQTQEAVPEPASEPISKPVSEPAPEQISEVHPEPALEPISEPVSEPAPEQISEAVPEPASEPISEPLSEPAPEQVPEPAQEKIFEVISEPALEPVPEPISEPAFEQVPEPVPEPILELAPEPISAPAANPVSEPASDHVLEPKPESTPEAVPEVVEQNDVSSVPVEAEAETPSFKPGKKMINAVDKRLTKEELEEEQRTAE, encoded by the exons ATGGCTATAGACGCGCCTGTAGTTCTGTCCGCGCTCTTCTTCACCATCATCGCAATCATCGTGGCTTCTGCGCTTTTAGCCAAGAAATCTGGACCGAAGAAGCAGAAGCCGGAGAAACAGGCGAGAGCGGAGCCGGAGCGGGGGGAGCAGCCGGTCCCGGCCCGGGCTTCTGTAGTGGAGGACATCGGAGCGGCGGAGGAGCCTCCGGTTCATGAAGTCTTCTCAGCACAGCGAGCACTGATCCAG ACTGCTCCAGTGCCTGAGACGGAACCCTTACCTGAGGTCATCACAGCTCCAGCCCCTTCGGAGGAGTCCCCCTCTCAGCATGAGCTTGAGACCCAAGAAGCACCTAAACCAGTTCCAGTGGCAGAACCAATCTCAGAGCCGTCACTTCCTGTTTCAGAACCTGCCATAGAGCTTTTCCCAGAATCTGCCTCTCAGCAAGTTTCTGAAGCTGTCCTTCACCTAGACGCTGCCCCTGAACTAGTCTCAGAAGCTGCCCCAGAGCCCGTCTCAGAGCCCACACCTGCACCAGTGCCAGAACAGTCCCCTGAGCCTGTTTCAGAACCAATTTCAGAGCCAGTTTCAGAGCCTGCAACAGAACCAATTTCTGTACCAATTCTGGAATCAGATTCAGAACCTGTTTCTGAACCGGTTTCAGAACCTGCACCAGAACCAATTTCTGTACCAATTCTGGAATCCGTTTCAGAACCCATTTCTGAACCAGTATTAGAACCTGCACTGACACAAACGTCAGAAGCTGTGCCTGAACCAGCATCAGAACCCATTTCTGAACCAGTTTCAGAACTTGAACCAAAACAAACTCAAGAAGCTGTGCCTGAACCAGCATCAGAACCCATTTCTGAACCAGTTTCAGAACTTGAACCAAAACAAACTCAAGAAGCTGTGCCTGAACCAGCATCAGAACCCATTTCTAAACCAGTTTCAGAACCTGCACCTGAACAAATTTCAGAAGTCCATCCTGAACCAGCATTAGAACCCATTTCTGAACCAGTTTCAGAACCTGCACCTGAACAAATTTCAGAAGCTGTGCCTGAACCAGCATCAGAACCCATTTCTGAACCACTTTCAGAACCCGCTCCTGAACAAGTTCCAGAACCTGCGCAAGAAAAAATATTTGAAGTCATTTCCGAACCAGCATTAGAACCTGTGCCAGAACCTATTTCAGAACCTGCTTTTGAACAAGTTCCAGAACCCGTTCCTGAACCAATTTTAGAACTAGCACCAGAACCAATTTCTGCACCTGCTGCCAATCCAGTTTCAGAACCTGCATCAGATCATGTTTTGGAACCTAAACCTGAGTCAACTCCAGAAGCCGTACCAGAAGTTGTAGAGCAAAATG ATGTGTCATCTGTTCCAGTGGAAGCTGAAGCAGAGACTCCAAGTTTCAAACCCGGCAAGAAAATGATCAATGCAGTTGATAAGAGGTTGACCAaggaagagctggaggaggagcaaAG
- the si:ch73-366l1.5 gene encoding FILIA-N KH-like domain-containing protein isoform X1 yields MAIDAPVVLSALFFTIIAIIVASALLAKKSGPKKQKPEKQARAEPERGEQPVPARASVVEDIGAAEEPPVHEVFSAQRALIQTAPVPETEPLPEVITAPAPSEESPSQHELETQEAPKPVPVAEPISEPSLPVSEPAIELFPESASQQVSEAVLHLDAAPELVSEAAPEPVSEPTPAPVPEQSPEPVSEPISEPVSEPATEPISVPILESDSEPVSEPVSEPAPEPISVPILESVSEPISEPVLEPALTQTSEAVPEPASEPISEPVSELEPKQTQEAVPEPASEPISEPVSELEPKQTQEAVPEPASEPISKPVSEPAPEQISEVHPEPALEPISEPVSEPAPEQISEAVPEPASEPISEPLSEPAPEQVPEPAQEKIFEVISEPALEPVPEPISEPAFEQVPEPVPEPILELAPEPISAPAANPVSEPASDHVLEPKPESTPEAVPEVVEQNDVSSVPVEAEAETPSFKPGKKMINAVDKRLTKEELEEEQRVQQEQLAAIFKLLKDNQDTFGEVTEGDIEEQLKLYSY; encoded by the exons ATGGCTATAGACGCGCCTGTAGTTCTGTCCGCGCTCTTCTTCACCATCATCGCAATCATCGTGGCTTCTGCGCTTTTAGCCAAGAAATCTGGACCGAAGAAGCAGAAGCCGGAGAAACAGGCGAGAGCGGAGCCGGAGCGGGGGGAGCAGCCGGTCCCGGCCCGGGCTTCTGTAGTGGAGGACATCGGAGCGGCGGAGGAGCCTCCGGTTCATGAAGTCTTCTCAGCACAGCGAGCACTGATCCAG ACTGCTCCAGTGCCTGAGACGGAACCCTTACCTGAGGTCATCACAGCTCCAGCCCCTTCGGAGGAGTCCCCCTCTCAGCATGAGCTTGAGACCCAAGAAGCACCTAAACCAGTTCCAGTGGCAGAACCAATCTCAGAGCCGTCACTTCCTGTTTCAGAACCTGCCATAGAGCTTTTCCCAGAATCTGCCTCTCAGCAAGTTTCTGAAGCTGTCCTTCACCTAGACGCTGCCCCTGAACTAGTCTCAGAAGCTGCCCCAGAGCCCGTCTCAGAGCCCACACCTGCACCAGTGCCAGAACAGTCCCCTGAGCCTGTTTCAGAACCAATTTCAGAGCCAGTTTCAGAGCCTGCAACAGAACCAATTTCTGTACCAATTCTGGAATCAGATTCAGAACCTGTTTCTGAACCGGTTTCAGAACCTGCACCAGAACCAATTTCTGTACCAATTCTGGAATCCGTTTCAGAACCCATTTCTGAACCAGTATTAGAACCTGCACTGACACAAACGTCAGAAGCTGTGCCTGAACCAGCATCAGAACCCATTTCTGAACCAGTTTCAGAACTTGAACCAAAACAAACTCAAGAAGCTGTGCCTGAACCAGCATCAGAACCCATTTCTGAACCAGTTTCAGAACTTGAACCAAAACAAACTCAAGAAGCTGTGCCTGAACCAGCATCAGAACCCATTTCTAAACCAGTTTCAGAACCTGCACCTGAACAAATTTCAGAAGTCCATCCTGAACCAGCATTAGAACCCATTTCTGAACCAGTTTCAGAACCTGCACCTGAACAAATTTCAGAAGCTGTGCCTGAACCAGCATCAGAACCCATTTCTGAACCACTTTCAGAACCCGCTCCTGAACAAGTTCCAGAACCTGCGCAAGAAAAAATATTTGAAGTCATTTCCGAACCAGCATTAGAACCTGTGCCAGAACCTATTTCAGAACCTGCTTTTGAACAAGTTCCAGAACCCGTTCCTGAACCAATTTTAGAACTAGCACCAGAACCAATTTCTGCACCTGCTGCCAATCCAGTTTCAGAACCTGCATCAGATCATGTTTTGGAACCTAAACCTGAGTCAACTCCAGAAGCCGTACCAGAAGTTGTAGAGCAAAATG ATGTGTCATCTGTTCCAGTGGAAGCTGAAGCAGAGACTCCAAGTTTCAAACCCGGCAAGAAAATGATCAATGCAGTTGATAAGAGGTTGACCAaggaagagctggaggaggagcaaAG
- the si:ch73-366l1.5 gene encoding FILIA-N KH-like domain-containing protein isoform X3, with protein sequence MAIDAPVVLSALFFTIIAIIVASALLAKKSGPKKQKPEKQARAEPERGEQPVPARASVVEDIGAAEEPPVHEVFSAQRALIQTAPVPETEPLPEVITAPAPSEESPSQHELETQEAPKPVPVAEPISEPSLPVSEPAIELFPESASQQVSEAVLHLDAAPELVSEAAPEPVSEPTPAPVPEQSPEPVSEPISEPVSEPATEPISVPILESDSEPVSEPVSEPAPEPISVPILESVSEPISEPVLEPALTQTSEAVPEPASEPISEPVSELEPKQTQEAVPEPASEPISEPVSELEPKQTQEAVPEPASEPISKPVSEPAPEQISEVHPEPALEPISEPVSEPAPEQISEAVPEPASEPISEPLSEPAPEQVPEPAQEKIFEVISEPALEPVPEPISEPAFEQVPEPVPEPILELAPEPISAPAANPVSEPASDHVLEPKPESTPEAVPEVVEQNDVSSVPVEAEAETPSFKPGKKMINAVDKRLTKEELEEEQRIEFTSDFTSL encoded by the exons ATGGCTATAGACGCGCCTGTAGTTCTGTCCGCGCTCTTCTTCACCATCATCGCAATCATCGTGGCTTCTGCGCTTTTAGCCAAGAAATCTGGACCGAAGAAGCAGAAGCCGGAGAAACAGGCGAGAGCGGAGCCGGAGCGGGGGGAGCAGCCGGTCCCGGCCCGGGCTTCTGTAGTGGAGGACATCGGAGCGGCGGAGGAGCCTCCGGTTCATGAAGTCTTCTCAGCACAGCGAGCACTGATCCAG ACTGCTCCAGTGCCTGAGACGGAACCCTTACCTGAGGTCATCACAGCTCCAGCCCCTTCGGAGGAGTCCCCCTCTCAGCATGAGCTTGAGACCCAAGAAGCACCTAAACCAGTTCCAGTGGCAGAACCAATCTCAGAGCCGTCACTTCCTGTTTCAGAACCTGCCATAGAGCTTTTCCCAGAATCTGCCTCTCAGCAAGTTTCTGAAGCTGTCCTTCACCTAGACGCTGCCCCTGAACTAGTCTCAGAAGCTGCCCCAGAGCCCGTCTCAGAGCCCACACCTGCACCAGTGCCAGAACAGTCCCCTGAGCCTGTTTCAGAACCAATTTCAGAGCCAGTTTCAGAGCCTGCAACAGAACCAATTTCTGTACCAATTCTGGAATCAGATTCAGAACCTGTTTCTGAACCGGTTTCAGAACCTGCACCAGAACCAATTTCTGTACCAATTCTGGAATCCGTTTCAGAACCCATTTCTGAACCAGTATTAGAACCTGCACTGACACAAACGTCAGAAGCTGTGCCTGAACCAGCATCAGAACCCATTTCTGAACCAGTTTCAGAACTTGAACCAAAACAAACTCAAGAAGCTGTGCCTGAACCAGCATCAGAACCCATTTCTGAACCAGTTTCAGAACTTGAACCAAAACAAACTCAAGAAGCTGTGCCTGAACCAGCATCAGAACCCATTTCTAAACCAGTTTCAGAACCTGCACCTGAACAAATTTCAGAAGTCCATCCTGAACCAGCATTAGAACCCATTTCTGAACCAGTTTCAGAACCTGCACCTGAACAAATTTCAGAAGCTGTGCCTGAACCAGCATCAGAACCCATTTCTGAACCACTTTCAGAACCCGCTCCTGAACAAGTTCCAGAACCTGCGCAAGAAAAAATATTTGAAGTCATTTCCGAACCAGCATTAGAACCTGTGCCAGAACCTATTTCAGAACCTGCTTTTGAACAAGTTCCAGAACCCGTTCCTGAACCAATTTTAGAACTAGCACCAGAACCAATTTCTGCACCTGCTGCCAATCCAGTTTCAGAACCTGCATCAGATCATGTTTTGGAACCTAAACCTGAGTCAACTCCAGAAGCCGTACCAGAAGTTGTAGAGCAAAATG ATGTGTCATCTGTTCCAGTGGAAGCTGAAGCAGAGACTCCAAGTTTCAAACCCGGCAAGAAAATGATCAATGCAGTTGATAAGAGGTTGACCAaggaagagctggaggaggagcaaAG AATAGAGTTCACAAGTGATTTTACCTCTCTTTAA
- the si:ch73-366l1.5 gene encoding FILIA-N KH-like domain-containing protein isoform X2 translates to MAIDAPVVLSALFFTIIAIIVASALLAKKSGPKKQKPEKQARAEPERGEQPVPARASVVEDIGAAEEPPVHEVFSAQRALIQTAPVPETEPLPEVITAPAPSEESPSQHELETQEAPKPVPVAEPISEPSLPVSEPAIELFPESASQQVSEAVLHLDAAPELVSEAAPEPVSEPTPAPVPEQSPEPVSEPISEPVSEPATEPISVPILESDSEPVSEPVSEPAPEPISVPILESVSEPISEPVLEPALTQTSEAVPEPASEPISEPVSELEPKQTQEAVPEPASEPISEPVSELEPKQTQEAVPEPASEPISKPVSEPAPEQISEVHPEPALEPISEPVSEPAPEQISEAVPEPASEPISEPLSEPAPEQVPEPAQEKIFEVISEPALEPVPEPISEPAFEQVPEPVPEPILELAPEPISAPAANPVSEPASDHVLEPKPESTPEAVPEVVEQNVEAEAETPSFKPGKKMINAVDKRLTKEELEEEQRVQQEQLAAIFKLLKDNQDTFGEVTEGDIEEQLKLYSY, encoded by the exons ATGGCTATAGACGCGCCTGTAGTTCTGTCCGCGCTCTTCTTCACCATCATCGCAATCATCGTGGCTTCTGCGCTTTTAGCCAAGAAATCTGGACCGAAGAAGCAGAAGCCGGAGAAACAGGCGAGAGCGGAGCCGGAGCGGGGGGAGCAGCCGGTCCCGGCCCGGGCTTCTGTAGTGGAGGACATCGGAGCGGCGGAGGAGCCTCCGGTTCATGAAGTCTTCTCAGCACAGCGAGCACTGATCCAG ACTGCTCCAGTGCCTGAGACGGAACCCTTACCTGAGGTCATCACAGCTCCAGCCCCTTCGGAGGAGTCCCCCTCTCAGCATGAGCTTGAGACCCAAGAAGCACCTAAACCAGTTCCAGTGGCAGAACCAATCTCAGAGCCGTCACTTCCTGTTTCAGAACCTGCCATAGAGCTTTTCCCAGAATCTGCCTCTCAGCAAGTTTCTGAAGCTGTCCTTCACCTAGACGCTGCCCCTGAACTAGTCTCAGAAGCTGCCCCAGAGCCCGTCTCAGAGCCCACACCTGCACCAGTGCCAGAACAGTCCCCTGAGCCTGTTTCAGAACCAATTTCAGAGCCAGTTTCAGAGCCTGCAACAGAACCAATTTCTGTACCAATTCTGGAATCAGATTCAGAACCTGTTTCTGAACCGGTTTCAGAACCTGCACCAGAACCAATTTCTGTACCAATTCTGGAATCCGTTTCAGAACCCATTTCTGAACCAGTATTAGAACCTGCACTGACACAAACGTCAGAAGCTGTGCCTGAACCAGCATCAGAACCCATTTCTGAACCAGTTTCAGAACTTGAACCAAAACAAACTCAAGAAGCTGTGCCTGAACCAGCATCAGAACCCATTTCTGAACCAGTTTCAGAACTTGAACCAAAACAAACTCAAGAAGCTGTGCCTGAACCAGCATCAGAACCCATTTCTAAACCAGTTTCAGAACCTGCACCTGAACAAATTTCAGAAGTCCATCCTGAACCAGCATTAGAACCCATTTCTGAACCAGTTTCAGAACCTGCACCTGAACAAATTTCAGAAGCTGTGCCTGAACCAGCATCAGAACCCATTTCTGAACCACTTTCAGAACCCGCTCCTGAACAAGTTCCAGAACCTGCGCAAGAAAAAATATTTGAAGTCATTTCCGAACCAGCATTAGAACCTGTGCCAGAACCTATTTCAGAACCTGCTTTTGAACAAGTTCCAGAACCCGTTCCTGAACCAATTTTAGAACTAGCACCAGAACCAATTTCTGCACCTGCTGCCAATCCAGTTTCAGAACCTGCATCAGATCATGTTTTGGAACCTAAACCTGAGTCAACTCCAGAAGCCGTACCAGAAGTTGTAGAGCAAAATG TGGAAGCTGAAGCAGAGACTCCAAGTTTCAAACCCGGCAAGAAAATGATCAATGCAGTTGATAAGAGGTTGACCAaggaagagctggaggaggagcaaAG